GAATCTCTGGGCCTGCTGGATTATCTCAAGTTCAGTTGCGAGAACCTGGATCTGGTCGACTATCTGCTTCTCCCTGTCTGGGGTTATGTTCGGGTTGGTCTGGAGCTCCCACTCCAGCTTCTCTATACGCTCCTGTATTTTCTCCGGCGGCATCTTAAGTCTGCGAAGCTGGTTGTACTCGTCCCTCTTCGTCCTGTACTCGAGTATCTCCTGGTAGAGGAGGTCGAGCTTGGCGTTTATCTCCTCGCGGTTCTTCTTGAGCTCCTGTATCTGCTGGTTGATTTCATCCCTCTTGGCTTTATACTCGCGCCCCTTCTGACGCAGTTGCTTGACCTCGTTGTTCTTTTCATCCCTCTTCTGAACCCAGATTTGAAGCTCCTTCTCCAGCTCATCTAGTTTGGCCCTTATCTCATTTCTCTCCTTTTCAAGGGCCTCTATCTCCCTCTTGATCCTCTTAATTTCCTCTGGATCCACTTTCACTTGCATCTCTCTTCCCCTTCCCTATTTTTAGAACAGCCCGTGAGCTTACTCCAAACATCTGGACTGAAAACGGTGAGAGTAAATAAAAACTTTTTGGCTGAAATTTTGCGAACAATTCGAAAAAGGTTAAAGTAATAGAAAACCCGGCACTTCAGGAGCTCTCGCCCTTCTGGGTGTAGGGCATGAACTCCACCGTGCCCCTCTGCTTTGTTGGCTGCCTGTAGAGCTCCATGAGAGCATAAACTTCATCCGGAACATCTGTTTCAACGTGAAGGCCGAGCTCCTTGGCGTGCTCGTATGTAATAGGGTAGTCGTGGGTCCACCGGCCCTCGGTGAGTATCTGGGCCAGTTCTCTGGCTTTCTCCTCGCCGTATCTGTCCTTCAGGAGGCTGTAAACGAAGTCCCGAACCTGTTTGATGGCCTTTT
This window of the Thermococcus thermotolerans genome carries:
- a CDS encoding coiled-coil protein, with the protein product MQVKVDPEEIKRIKREIEALEKERNEIRAKLDELEKELQIWVQKRDEKNNEVKQLRQKGREYKAKRDEINQQIQELKKNREEINAKLDLLYQEILEYRTKRDEYNQLRRLKMPPEKIQERIEKLEWELQTNPNITPDREKQIVDQIQVLATELEIIQQAQRFHNKLVETRKKVDQLKKARRGISMEIQKLANQSQQFHEQMIKAFNQADEVKKEADEYHAKVVELREKIKEVRKELREIEKKIREYDERHKELIAYRLVARMRSKKDASFEKAVEALEKFKRGEKLTLDELLLLQRYNLV